A stretch of Sulfurirhabdus autotrophica DNA encodes these proteins:
- the wrbA gene encoding NAD(P)H:quinone oxidoreductase, which yields MKEILVLYYSQHGSVREMARIVAHGIEQTSGIKARIRTVPKISTVCETVEPAIPDQGAPYAELRDLEECIGVALGSPTRFGNMAAPMKYFWDGTSSLWLKGALVGKAAATFTSSASIHGGQETTLISMMLPLLHHGMIMVGLPYSEPELNNTLSGGTPYGASHVAGSTGEKPITEDERKLCLALGRRLAETALKLAS from the coding sequence ATGAAAGAAATCCTTGTTCTCTATTACAGCCAGCATGGATCGGTTCGCGAAATGGCACGAATCGTCGCTCATGGCATCGAACAAACCTCTGGCATAAAAGCACGGATTCGAACCGTACCCAAAATTTCAACGGTATGCGAGACTGTGGAACCTGCAATACCTGATCAAGGTGCGCCATATGCCGAGCTCCGGGATTTAGAAGAATGCATTGGTGTTGCCTTAGGTAGCCCTACCCGTTTTGGCAATATGGCTGCACCCATGAAATACTTTTGGGACGGCACCAGCTCGCTCTGGTTAAAGGGCGCACTGGTTGGCAAAGCCGCAGCAACATTCACCTCATCTGCCAGCATCCATGGCGGCCAGGAGACAACCCTCATCAGCATGATGCTACCTTTGCTGCATCATGGCATGATTATGGTTGGTCTGCCCTACTCCGAACCAGAACTGAATAATACGTTAAGTGGCGGCACTCCCTATGGCGCAAGCCATGTAGCAGGCAGTACGGGCGAAAAGCCCATCACAGAAGATGAACGCAAGCTTTGCCTTGCATTAGGCAGGCGACTGGCTGAAACCGCCCTGAAACTAGCATCATGA
- a CDS encoding HugZ family pyridoxamine 5'-phosphate oxidase has translation MTHGTAARRFIRAQHYGVLSTISKKLDGYPFGSIVPYILDHEARPIILISTLAEHTKNIDSDHRASLLIHEPSSDVQASARLTLVGNASRLADQFMVKPRYLRYFPQAATYFDTHDFFFYRIEPVNIRFIAGIGNIHWIQAANYQVPQTRLAEHEADIIAHMNQDHVDNLRQYCLCYHSVEALDVAMLGIDYDGFDVRADELILRFEFDEPVSDASEARKALVVMAQKSRL, from the coding sequence ATGACGCACGGTACAGCTGCACGCCGCTTTATCCGTGCCCAACATTATGGCGTACTGTCTACTATTTCAAAAAAGCTTGACGGCTATCCTTTCGGGTCAATTGTGCCTTACATATTGGACCACGAAGCCAGGCCCATTATACTGATCAGTACATTGGCAGAACACACCAAAAATATTGATTCAGATCATCGTGCCAGCTTGCTGATACACGAACCATCAAGTGACGTTCAAGCAAGTGCACGACTCACTCTGGTAGGGAATGCGTCTCGCTTGGCAGATCAATTTATGGTTAAACCTCGCTATCTGCGTTATTTCCCGCAGGCAGCAACATATTTTGACACACATGATTTTTTCTTTTATCGAATAGAACCAGTCAACATTCGATTTATTGCAGGCATTGGAAACATACATTGGATTCAAGCTGCCAACTACCAGGTCCCACAAACCCGCCTGGCTGAACATGAGGCGGATATTATTGCCCACATGAACCAGGATCATGTTGATAACCTGCGTCAGTACTGCCTGTGCTATCACTCCGTTGAGGCACTGGATGTTGCCATGCTTGGCATAGATTACGACGGATTTGATGTCCGTGCAGATGAGCTGATACTGCGATTTGAATTTGACGAGCCCGTTTCAGATGCTTCAGAAGCTCGTAAAGCACTCGTCGTCATGGCACAGAAATCGAGATTATGA
- a CDS encoding DUF2069 domain-containing protein, with protein sequence MNRINTLHYASITSLIGLIFLCVAWEGWLAPLRPNGSLLVLKVLPLMFPLFGILRGKIYTYQWSSMLILMYFTEGAVRAWSDKGLSQYLALAEVVLSIIFFFSSIYYVRYCSKANKGG encoded by the coding sequence ATGAATAGAATAAATACGCTACATTACGCCAGCATCACTAGCTTGATCGGACTCATTTTTTTATGTGTGGCCTGGGAAGGCTGGCTAGCGCCATTACGTCCCAATGGCTCTTTACTCGTATTAAAAGTTCTTCCGCTCATGTTTCCCTTATTCGGCATCCTGCGCGGCAAGATATACACCTACCAATGGTCATCCATGCTGATCTTGATGTATTTTACGGAAGGCGCTGTAAGAGCCTGGTCTGATAAAGGATTATCGCAATATCTCGCACTGGCCGAGGTTGTACTGTCAATCATTTTTTTCTTCAGCAGTATTTATTATGTGAGGTATTGTTCAAAGGCAAACAAAGGGGGCTAG